A window of Aerococcus urinae contains these coding sequences:
- the gatB gene encoding Asp-tRNA(Asn)/Glu-tRNA(Gln) amidotransferase subunit GatB, with product MNYESVIGLEIHVELKTQSKVFSPTPTSFGADPNTQTNVIDWGYPGVLPVTNHHAVEFGLRAALALNCEVNPVQSFDRKNYFYPDNPKAYQITQLDRPLGEHGYVDIELENGETKRIRIERIHLEEDAGKSIHDEGDTLVDLNRQGTPLVEIVSEADMRSPEEAYAYLEKIRETMMFIDVSDVKMEEGSMRCDANISLRPYGQEEFGTKTEIKNLNSFSNVRRGLAYEEKRQAQVLNRGDRVVQSTLRWDKDNQKTVLMRVKEGEADYRYFPEPDLPEFTVSEEWLDEIRKSIPEMPAERRKRYVEEYDLPDYDAMVLTQTLVMSDFFDEAVKLGGDPKQVSNWLMGEVSAYMNDNEKTLDEIGLTPENLTEMIDLIANGTISSKIGKKVFKHLAENGGSAKEYVEKEGLVQISDPETLLPMINEVIDNNPQSLEDYRAGKKKAMGYLVGQLMKQTKGQANPQVLNKLLKQELDKR from the coding sequence ATGAATTATGAATCAGTTATTGGCTTAGAGATCCACGTGGAATTAAAAACCCAATCCAAAGTTTTCTCCCCAACACCTACCAGTTTTGGTGCCGATCCGAATACCCAAACTAACGTGATTGACTGGGGTTACCCTGGGGTTTTACCAGTAACCAACCACCATGCGGTTGAATTTGGCTTACGGGCTGCTTTGGCTTTGAACTGTGAAGTCAACCCGGTCCAAAGCTTTGACCGCAAGAACTATTTCTATCCTGACAACCCTAAGGCCTACCAAATTACCCAATTAGACCGTCCTTTAGGGGAACATGGTTATGTGGATATTGAACTTGAAAATGGGGAAACTAAACGTATCCGCATTGAACGGATCCACTTAGAAGAAGACGCTGGGAAGAGTATCCACGATGAAGGCGATACCTTAGTGGACTTAAACCGCCAAGGCACTCCGCTAGTGGAAATCGTTTCTGAAGCGGACATGCGTTCACCAGAAGAAGCCTATGCTTACTTGGAAAAAATCCGCGAAACCATGATGTTTATCGATGTTTCTGACGTGAAGATGGAAGAAGGGTCCATGCGTTGTGACGCCAACATCTCCTTGCGCCCTTATGGCCAAGAAGAATTCGGGACCAAGACCGAAATTAAGAACTTGAACTCCTTCTCCAACGTCCGTCGCGGTTTAGCTTACGAAGAAAAACGTCAAGCCCAAGTCTTAAACCGCGGTGACCGGGTGGTTCAATCCACCCTCCGTTGGGACAAGGACAACCAAAAGACTGTCCTCATGCGGGTGAAAGAAGGGGAAGCCGACTACCGTTACTTCCCAGAACCTGACCTTCCTGAATTTACCGTCAGTGAAGAATGGTTGGACGAAATCAGAAAATCGATCCCAGAAATGCCAGCTGAACGTCGGAAACGCTACGTTGAAGAATACGACTTACCAGACTATGATGCTATGGTCTTAACCCAAACCCTCGTGATGTCTGACTTCTTCGATGAAGCCGTTAAACTCGGTGGCGATCCTAAACAAGTTTCCAATTGGTTGATGGGTGAAGTGTCCGCCTACATGAATGACAATGAAAAGACCCTGGACGAAATCGGTCTGACTCCAGAAAACTTGACCGAAATGATTGACTTGATTGCTAACGGGACTATTTCTTCAAAAATTGGTAAGAAAGTCTTCAAGCACTTAGCTGAAAATGGCGGCTCTGCCAAGGAATATGTGGAAAAAGAAGGCCTGGTTCAAATTTCTGACCCAGAAACCTTGCTACCAATGATTAACGAAGTCATTGACAATAACCCACAATCCCTAGAAGACTACCGGGCTGGTAAGAAGAAAGCCATGGGTTACTTGGTTGGTCAATTGATGAAACAAACCAAGGGTCAAGCCAACCCACAAGTCTTGAACAAACTATTAAAACAAGAATTAGATAAACGTTAA
- a CDS encoding G5 domain-containing protein — protein MEKNYRYAIRKTTLGVGSVAIAAFLAGQGQEVQAAEQPAQPSSALAVDAVNPADQAGYYAAEGAPVNTDQPASGDTAKTSGLPADTVNMPIVPANASNPDYSDNEKNIDHYRQSEMANNGIGYSTSEQAGKTEGVSHVVTNPSANSTDKREYGIDISIDRNDSERTYNHVSFTDSKRNVPVRANRTIEFENEGSPTYISEKNVDFKPSGNAVIGKSGPQFNLNSTLTESDLKHINRYDNKETTISFRDRYTKDNTSGPHFFKNVSDNNFGFTFGVNPYPNENSNLSLIKVVGDTNVNRVAVKEGYIKTGAHIENLDPADYDRVVGQVYHPDGTVVKEANAFIITPKNIDEYKAKLGDDIKLGQIIFAMPKGALEDPSSIFNTEKFKGIQSLKAQFFARPRTAVEFQEAADTKNMDATGVATMEEYKTAVAEGWDTSPYKYVETGAGTQALNHNGETVIADKQGIARYDNYNDLGSITINLDDTRYYDQKFDQGFENKTDKVTPILPGQGKVLEISNKGIDPAIDPNRKTYEEMNEAGKKDFASGVIDQDFVKKAEEKGWKVETTPGDISKLKVTAPAGAKAGEFIAIPITYTYTNGSTDLHWFHFVVQDSNTNKPEYHAEVGYQGDILTNVPEIPQDSKKLAPQSFELVDQASGYKDDHGNVWHDVKIDPKTGVVTATVPTDANIIGGENVYIPVKVNYKDPDSGQYKEEFVKAQFIARPKYKTTVTDTDEKLIPYETKEEYDESLPAGTIQVVTPGKAGKERTIFEQDVINGKKGLIDPATGQFTAGDQLFRKRTETIEEKQDRLVKVGVKPVEETVTIPRTVEVEVDPNMETTAEPVVVEEGQDGVVTVKTTRDPQTGAVNITKATTTPAQPKKVKVGTKTTGTVVDTDEIPFTYTVEFDPNFYTNYPDATENYKVVTPGQAGSNKKTWTIENSKVVGDPVVETVAPVNAVIKVGQKDYTGSFETVDKDPVPYETEYIVDNTLEPGAEVVENPGALGEKTTTTTHTIQNGQVTGSTPGQSLQTKDPVKRVVRIGAKTNGTHQVTEPIPFQVEVKTDPSLKKGEYKVANPGKAGSQTKTLTIENSQVTATSEPTINEQPTNAVVLVGDQDFTGEVSHDVTEKVPFPVKVVEDPTLDKGTYHVDQEGLPGSKTTTYTQAIKNGAADGALTSAVTAETAPKEHIIRVGTKPLAGSTNVTTTNQKPFDVEIEYDNTKPAGTVEVVPNTGVPGEETQTTPVTAEDGTLTPGTTTTTETKAPVNKKIIVGTQGYNGEFSHEYTNVVPFETEVEVDPSLAPNEVVEVQKGQLGETTTKVTQSITNGVPGEKVVSDPVQTKAAVNRKIKVGAKTNGQHSHTEEIPFKYTVAYDPSIKAGEYKIEVPGTPGQRTTTWIIENSKIVGQAEVTETAPVDAVIKVGNKDFEGSFTTVDKNPIPFQVEVKVDPSLAPGTEVVDQEGVLGEEETPTSHKIVNGQVTESTPGETKQTKAPVKKIVRLGAKTDGTYTHTEAIPFEVEVRKVKDLKKGESRVAQEGQPGEQTTTVTIENSQVVGTPTTTITKAPVKHIIEVGDQDFTGEVSHNVTETLPFKVDIQEDPNLPLFEIQEVQKGENGSKTTKYSQAIKNGAADGELKTEEIARTEPKTHIIKVGTKAPENSESRVKEVPAEIEYVYDNTKDKGTVEKGAYTPGKVETKIKNVFNPQTGQIETTTEEVVTPAKQVIVVGTKDYTGEFKHTEQSLAPFKTEYKLDPSLKPGQEVVEQEGKLGLIERDVSQKYVNGTMADKVFGETREVIAPENRIVRIGAKTNGSHTSTEEIPFDVKVEVDPSLPKGDYQVVTPGQPGIKETTVNIENSQIVGQPVSKVTKEPVTQVIKVGNQDFTGQVNHTERFEVPYKVEVRENPNLKAGETKLVQAGQPGSYDVTYTQAIKNGQADGDLERAISNPVEPKAHIIEVGTQPVAGTETAINKEIPVEIEYVFDDSLEKGQVETGQLTPGKTETKVVSKVVDGQVVNTEETVVTPAKQIVRVGAKDFTGEYKFSNTCPVPFPVEIRQNPDLAIGTTKTVQEGVPGSKTTDYTQAIKNGHAEGAPVSQDGAYTAPKAHIIEVGTKPVAGNTHESNKEVPVETIFEYDPSLDKGKVETIQVVPGHVTTQIVNKVVDGKVVTEEVPVVTPARHIVKVGTKDYTGSFTTVDKNPLPFEIEYKLDPTLETGKEVVDQEGVLGEEETPTTHTIVNGQVTESKPGETKQTKAPVKKIVRIGAKTDGSYTHTEEIPFKVVVEVDPSLNKGEYKVETPGQVGQKTTTVTVENSQVVGAPKVEVTKEPVTEVIKVGDKDFTGQVSHTEHFETAFKVIVRRNDALKPGQVKTVQEGVKGSYDVTFTQKIKNGQADGSLQADRHNEIAAVDHIIEVGPDCPICPVPEQPDQPGQDKPNPDKPNEDKPGNDTPGGHNSDGEKPGDKTPDGHIPGGENPETPQPGSDQPENPSSSDDKPGNNTPDGQTSEDPKPNDKKPGQGTSDPDTPGGSKTNEGVPGKHPSDDNTPGNPTPGAGIPGNNVSTDKHPDGNVISDKPASEDLAIDPDSSASLSPVSHKTSSTDSRQQVQVASVLPQTGAVASVTGVGLSLLLAGLGCLSLDRKKKK, from the coding sequence ATGGAGAAGAATTATAGATACGCAATAAGAAAAACCACCTTGGGGGTGGGGAGTGTTGCCATTGCTGCCTTCTTAGCTGGTCAAGGCCAAGAAGTCCAAGCAGCGGAACAACCCGCCCAGCCAAGTTCAGCCCTAGCAGTTGATGCAGTCAACCCAGCTGACCAAGCCGGCTACTATGCTGCAGAAGGGGCCCCAGTTAACACTGACCAACCCGCATCCGGTGACACCGCTAAAACGTCCGGCCTACCTGCCGACACCGTCAACATGCCGATTGTGCCAGCCAATGCATCCAATCCGGACTATTCAGATAATGAGAAGAATATCGACCATTATAGACAATCAGAAATGGCGAATAATGGGATTGGCTATTCAACTAGTGAACAAGCAGGGAAGACAGAAGGGGTAAGCCATGTTGTTACCAACCCTTCAGCAAACTCTACTGATAAAAGAGAGTATGGAATTGATATTTCTATCGATCGAAATGACTCGGAAAGAACTTATAATCATGTTTCGTTTACAGATTCTAAAAGGAATGTGCCTGTTAGAGCGAATAGAACCATAGAGTTTGAAAATGAGGGTTCTCCTACATATATATCGGAAAAAAATGTAGACTTTAAGCCTAGTGGAAATGCGGTTATTGGAAAATCAGGTCCACAATTCAATCTTAATTCGACATTAACTGAATCAGATCTCAAACATATCAATAGATATGATAATAAAGAAACTACTATTTCTTTTAGAGATAGATATACTAAAGATAATACATCTGGACCACATTTTTTTAAAAATGTATCTGATAATAACTTTGGATTTACCTTCGGTGTAAACCCCTATCCAAATGAGAATTCTAATCTATCTCTTATCAAGGTAGTCGGGGACACTAATGTCAACCGAGTGGCTGTCAAAGAAGGCTATATCAAGACAGGTGCCCATATTGAAAATCTCGATCCCGCTGATTATGACCGGGTAGTGGGTCAAGTCTACCATCCTGATGGAACCGTAGTGAAAGAAGCTAACGCCTTCATTATTACCCCTAAGAATATTGATGAATACAAGGCTAAATTAGGCGATGATATCAAGCTCGGCCAAATTATCTTTGCTATGCCTAAGGGCGCCCTAGAAGACCCTAGTTCTATCTTTAATACCGAGAAATTCAAGGGTATACAAAGCCTTAAGGCCCAATTCTTTGCTCGTCCGAGAACCGCTGTAGAATTCCAAGAAGCTGCTGACACCAAGAACATGGATGCAACCGGTGTTGCAACAATGGAAGAGTACAAGACAGCCGTTGCAGAAGGTTGGGACACTTCCCCTTACAAATACGTCGAAACCGGTGCCGGCACCCAAGCTCTTAACCACAACGGTGAGACGGTTATTGCTGACAAGCAAGGCATCGCCCGCTACGACAACTATAATGACCTAGGTTCTATCACCATCAACTTGGACGACACCCGTTACTATGACCAAAAGTTCGACCAAGGTTTTGAAAATAAAACCGATAAGGTGACTCCAATCCTTCCAGGCCAAGGTAAGGTTCTTGAAATTTCGAATAAGGGTATTGATCCGGCCATCGACCCTAACCGCAAGACCTATGAAGAAATGAACGAGGCCGGCAAAAAGGATTTCGCTTCCGGGGTTATTGACCAAGATTTTGTTAAGAAAGCGGAAGAAAAAGGTTGGAAGGTTGAAACTACTCCTGGTGATATTTCTAAGCTCAAGGTGACCGCGCCAGCTGGAGCTAAGGCTGGGGAATTTATCGCCATCCCAATTACTTATACCTACACCAACGGCTCCACCGACCTCCATTGGTTCCACTTTGTAGTTCAAGACTCTAACACCAACAAGCCAGAATACCATGCTGAGGTCGGCTACCAAGGGGATATCCTGACCAATGTGCCGGAGATCCCTCAAGATTCCAAGAAATTAGCCCCACAATCCTTTGAGTTGGTTGACCAAGCGAGTGGTTACAAGGACGACCATGGTAATGTCTGGCATGATGTTAAGATTGATCCTAAAACTGGTGTGGTAACCGCCACCGTGCCAACTGATGCCAACATTATCGGCGGTGAGAATGTCTATATTCCGGTTAAGGTCAACTATAAGGATCCAGATTCTGGTCAATATAAAGAAGAATTTGTCAAAGCCCAATTCATCGCTCGTCCAAAATACAAGACCACTGTCACCGATACCGATGAAAAGTTGATCCCTTATGAAACTAAGGAAGAATATGATGAAAGCCTACCAGCCGGGACCATCCAAGTGGTGACCCCAGGTAAGGCCGGTAAGGAACGGACCATCTTTGAACAAGATGTGATCAACGGCAAAAAAGGTCTCATTGACCCTGCCACTGGCCAATTCACAGCCGGCGACCAACTTTTCCGTAAACGGACTGAAACCATCGAAGAAAAACAAGACCGTCTAGTCAAGGTTGGGGTAAAACCGGTTGAAGAAACGGTAACCATCCCTCGGACTGTTGAAGTGGAAGTGGATCCCAATATGGAAACGACTGCTGAGCCGGTTGTGGTTGAAGAAGGCCAAGATGGCGTGGTGACCGTGAAGACGACCAGAGACCCACAAACGGGCGCGGTCAACATCACTAAGGCCACCACGACACCAGCCCAGCCGAAGAAGGTCAAAGTCGGAACCAAGACTACCGGCACGGTTGTTGATACCGACGAAATTCCATTCACCTACACCGTGGAATTCGACCCTAACTTCTACACCAACTACCCTGACGCGACTGAAAATTACAAGGTCGTGACCCCAGGACAAGCGGGCTCCAACAAGAAGACCTGGACCATTGAAAATTCCAAGGTCGTTGGGGACCCTGTCGTGGAAACCGTGGCCCCAGTCAACGCCGTCATCAAGGTCGGCCAGAAAGACTACACCGGCAGCTTTGAAACCGTGGACAAGGACCCAGTTCCTTATGAAACGGAATATATTGTGGATAATACGCTCGAACCAGGTGCCGAAGTGGTCGAAAATCCAGGGGCTCTTGGTGAGAAGACCACCACAACCACCCATACCATCCAAAATGGCCAAGTGACTGGCTCAACCCCAGGTCAAAGCCTTCAAACTAAGGATCCAGTGAAACGGGTTGTCCGCATTGGGGCGAAGACCAATGGAACCCACCAAGTGACGGAACCCATTCCATTCCAAGTGGAAGTGAAGACCGATCCATCACTTAAGAAGGGCGAATACAAGGTCGCAAATCCTGGTAAGGCAGGTAGCCAAACCAAGACCCTGACCATTGAGAACTCTCAAGTAACGGCTACTTCTGAGCCAACCATCAATGAACAACCTACTAATGCGGTAGTCCTAGTGGGCGACCAAGACTTCACTGGTGAAGTCAGCCACGATGTCACGGAGAAAGTGCCATTCCCAGTCAAGGTCGTTGAAGACCCAACGCTGGACAAGGGCACTTACCATGTGGACCAAGAAGGGTTGCCAGGGTCTAAGACAACGACCTACACCCAAGCTATCAAGAATGGGGCTGCGGATGGGGCCTTAACCTCAGCCGTTACAGCGGAAACCGCGCCTAAGGAACACATTATCCGGGTCGGCACCAAGCCATTAGCGGGTTCCACCAATGTGACAACCACCAACCAAAAACCATTCGATGTGGAAATTGAATATGACAACACCAAGCCAGCTGGTACCGTCGAAGTCGTGCCTAATACAGGCGTGCCAGGTGAAGAGACCCAGACCACTCCAGTCACTGCTGAAGATGGAACGCTGACCCCAGGAACCACCACAACCACTGAAACCAAGGCCCCTGTCAATAAGAAGATTATTGTCGGGACCCAAGGCTACAACGGTGAATTCAGCCATGAATACACCAATGTGGTTCCTTTTGAAACCGAAGTTGAAGTCGACCCAAGTCTGGCACCGAATGAAGTGGTTGAAGTTCAAAAAGGCCAATTAGGTGAAACCACCACCAAGGTGACCCAAAGCATTACTAACGGTGTTCCTGGTGAGAAAGTGGTTTCTGACCCGGTTCAAACCAAGGCAGCAGTTAACCGCAAGATCAAGGTAGGCGCCAAGACCAATGGCCAACATTCTCACACCGAAGAGATTCCGTTTAAATACACGGTTGCGTATGATCCAAGCATTAAAGCAGGCGAATACAAGATAGAAGTACCTGGTACGCCAGGCCAAAGAACAACGACATGGATCATTGAAAATTCCAAGATCGTTGGACAAGCGGAAGTCACTGAAACGGCTCCTGTAGATGCTGTCATCAAGGTTGGCAATAAAGACTTTGAAGGTAGCTTTACCACCGTCGACAAGAACCCAATTCCATTCCAAGTGGAAGTCAAGGTCGACCCAAGTCTGGCACCTGGAACGGAAGTTGTGGACCAAGAAGGTGTCCTCGGGGAAGAAGAAACTCCAACCAGCCATAAGATTGTTAATGGGCAAGTGACCGAATCGACACCAGGTGAAACCAAGCAAACCAAGGCGCCAGTCAAGAAGATTGTCCGCCTTGGGGCCAAGACAGATGGTACTTACACCCATACGGAAGCTATTCCGTTTGAAGTGGAAGTGCGGAAGGTCAAGGACCTCAAGAAGGGCGAATCTAGAGTCGCTCAAGAAGGTCAACCAGGTGAACAAACCACCACGGTAACTATCGAAAACTCCCAAGTTGTCGGTACACCAACCACAACTATCACCAAGGCACCGGTCAAACACATTATCGAAGTGGGCGACCAAGACTTCACGGGCGAAGTGTCCCATAATGTCACTGAAACCCTTCCATTCAAGGTGGACATCCAAGAAGATCCAAACCTCCCACTCTTTGAAATTCAAGAAGTTCAAAAAGGTGAGAACGGATCCAAGACCACTAAATACAGTCAAGCTATTAAGAATGGGGCGGCTGATGGCGAGCTGAAGACGGAAGAAATCGCTCGTACGGAACCGAAGACCCATATCATCAAGGTCGGCACCAAGGCACCAGAAAATTCTGAAAGCAGAGTCAAAGAAGTGCCAGCCGAGATTGAATATGTTTACGATAATACCAAGGACAAGGGCACGGTTGAAAAGGGTGCCTACACCCCAGGTAAGGTTGAAACGAAGATTAAGAATGTCTTCAACCCACAAACTGGCCAAATTGAAACTACAACCGAAGAAGTAGTCACCCCAGCCAAACAAGTGATTGTGGTGGGTACCAAGGACTACACGGGTGAATTCAAGCACACCGAACAAAGTCTGGCACCATTCAAGACCGAATATAAATTGGACCCAAGCTTGAAGCCAGGCCAAGAAGTCGTTGAACAAGAAGGCAAACTCGGTTTAATCGAACGTGACGTCAGTCAGAAATACGTCAATGGCACCATGGCCGACAAGGTCTTTGGTGAAACCCGAGAAGTGATCGCTCCTGAAAATCGGATCGTCCGCATCGGTGCTAAGACCAATGGCAGCCATACTTCTACAGAAGAAATTCCATTTGATGTCAAGGTTGAAGTCGATCCAAGCTTGCCTAAGGGTGACTACCAAGTCGTGACTCCAGGTCAACCAGGTATCAAGGAAACGACTGTAAACATTGAGAACTCTCAAATTGTTGGTCAACCCGTGTCTAAAGTTACCAAGGAACCGGTGACTCAAGTGATCAAGGTGGGTAACCAAGACTTTACCGGTCAAGTGAACCATACCGAACGCTTCGAAGTGCCTTACAAGGTGGAAGTCCGTGAGAATCCAAATCTCAAGGCTGGCGAAACTAAGCTGGTCCAAGCAGGTCAGCCAGGTTCCTACGACGTAACCTACACCCAAGCCATCAAGAACGGCCAAGCCGATGGTGACTTGGAACGCGCAATCTCTAATCCGGTAGAACCTAAAGCCCATATCATTGAAGTCGGCACCCAGCCTGTTGCCGGCACAGAAACAGCTATCAACAAGGAAATTCCAGTTGAAATTGAATACGTCTTTGATGACAGCCTTGAAAAAGGTCAAGTGGAAACTGGTCAATTGACCCCAGGGAAGACAGAAACTAAGGTCGTTTCTAAAGTAGTGGACGGTCAAGTAGTTAATACGGAAGAAACGGTAGTAACTCCTGCTAAACAAATCGTTCGCGTGGGGGCCAAGGACTTTACCGGTGAATACAAGTTCTCTAATACTTGTCCTGTCCCATTCCCAGTTGAAATCAGACAAAACCCTGATTTAGCAATCGGCACGACCAAGACAGTTCAAGAAGGGGTTCCAGGTTCTAAGACCACGGACTACACCCAAGCCATTAAGAATGGTCATGCTGAAGGGGCACCGGTCAGCCAAGATGGCGCCTACACCGCACCAAAAGCCCACATCATTGAAGTGGGGACCAAGCCAGTTGCAGGCAATACCCATGAAAGCAACAAGGAGGTGCCTGTCGAAACCATCTTTGAATATGACCCAAGTCTGGACAAGGGCAAGGTGGAAACCATCCAAGTCGTGCCAGGCCATGTAACCACTCAAATTGTCAACAAAGTCGTTGACGGCAAGGTTGTGACGGAAGAAGTGCCTGTAGTGACCCCAGCCAGACATATCGTTAAGGTGGGCACCAAGGACTATACTGGCAGCTTCACTACGGTCGACAAGAATCCGCTTCCATTTGAAATCGAGTACAAACTGGATCCGACCTTGGAAACCGGCAAAGAAGTTGTTGACCAAGAAGGCGTCCTAGGCGAAGAAGAAACCCCAACCACCCATACCATTGTCAACGGTCAAGTCACCGAATCTAAACCAGGTGAGACCAAGCAAACCAAGGCCCCAGTCAAGAAGATTGTTCGCATTGGTGCCAAGACTGATGGGAGCTACACCCACACGGAAGAAATTCCATTTAAGGTGGTAGTGGAAGTTGATCCAAGCCTTAACAAGGGCGAATACAAGGTTGAAACCCCAGGTCAAGTGGGGCAAAAGACCACTACGGTCACGGTTGAAAACTCTCAAGTTGTGGGCGCGCCAAAGGTAGAAGTGACCAAAGAACCGGTAACCGAAGTCATTAAGGTGGGCGATAAAGACTTTACTGGTCAAGTCAGCCATACCGAACACTTCGAGACCGCCTTTAAGGTGATTGTGCGTCGTAATGATGCCCTCAAACCAGGTCAAGTGAAGACCGTTCAAGAAGGCGTAAAGGGTTCCTATGATGTCACCTTTACCCAAAAGATTAAGAACGGCCAAGCGGATGGGTCACTCCAAGCTGACCGTCATAATGAAATCGCTGCGGTTGATCATATCATTGAAGTGGGACCAGATTGTCCAATCTGCCCAGTTCCTGAACAACCTGACCAACCCGGCCAAGACAAACCAAATCCTGATAAGCCTAATGAAGACAAACCAGGCAATGACACACCAGGTGGACATAACTCAGATGGTGAAAAACCTGGTGATAAGACACCGGACGGACACATTCCAGGGGGAGAGAATCCTGAAACACCTCAACCAGGAAGTGACCAACCGGAAAATCCATCCTCAAGTGATGACAAGCCAGGTAATAACACACCAGACGGCCAAACATCAGAAGATCCTAAGCCAAATGACAAGAAACCAGGTCAAGGCACTTCTGACCCTGACACACCGGGCGGATCCAAGACCAATGAGGGTGTTCCAGGAAAACATCCATCCGATGACAACACACCAGGAAATCCAACACCAGGAGCTGGCATTCCAGGAAACAATGTTTCAACGGATAAGCACCCAGATGGCAATGTCATAAGTGATAAACCTGCAAGTGAGGATCTAGCGATTGATCCTGATTCATCCGCTAGCCTTAGTCCGGTTAGTCATAAGACTAGCTCTACAGATAGCCGCCAACAAGTGCAAGTGGCTTCAGTCTTACCACAAACCGGTGCTGTTGCTTCAGTGACAGGAGTCGGTCTATCCCTACTCCTTGCTGGACTAGGCTGTCTCAGCTTAGACCGTAAGAAGAAAAAATAA